A single Lycorma delicatula isolate Av1 chromosome 12, ASM4794821v1, whole genome shotgun sequence DNA region contains:
- the mRpL55 gene encoding mitochondrial ribosomal protein L55, with translation MSSNILRLYQHSIQKTVQLRNLSSASAVITKIHRRQFLRHYPTKVILPDGSSVEIRYYEPRAIIQLPLDLSTLSEEERKTRLEKRKPKSKVKIEDEEEDNFNPNKYLNLIKK, from the exons ATGAGTTCCAACATTTTAAG attgtaTCAACATAGCATCCAGAAAACTGTTCAACTCAGAAATCTTAGTAGTGCTTCTGCAGTTATTACTAAAATCCATAGAAGGCAATTCCTTCGTCATTATCCAACTAAAGTAATTTTACCTGATGGTTCTTCTGTAGAAATTCGTTATTATGAGCCACGGGCCATTATACAG cttCCATTAGATTTATCAACATTATCAGAAGAAGAAAGGAAAACTCGTTTGGAAAAACGTAAGccaaaatcaaaagttaaaattgaagACGAAGAAGAGGATAATTTTAAtccaaataaatatcttaatttaattaaaaaatga